The genomic segment taggtgGAATGATGAATTTTCGCTttagttttttgatatttatttttcacataacatatcaaaataataaaaaaatactaaaaaaatttcattcatagctaaaatttcaaaattggaGGTTCAGTCTTACAAAGTAAGAGAATAGTGGTATGTTCATAAATTTATTGTAATGCTACAACCAACATTACTATCAAAATCTCAGTCagaatagttaaaaaataattcaacattGGAGGTTGAATTATTCAGTGCTAGGTGGTTTTTACAGATCCCACTCATGGAGTTGATGCTTGAACTATCATTACTATATATTTGAATAGAACTTGTAAACAAACTATTCACTTGGAAATGACTCTTGAAGTTTCAATGCACCAATGTTTTAGATGTTTAGGGTTCAGAATTGCTAGCCAAGTTTAGATAACTagattcatcattttgcatattgAACGGACCAAGTTTCAAGAAAAATGTTCTGTCCCTCCTGAATAAGAGAAGAGGGGACCAGTGTCAAGAACTCTGTGGTTAAATTAACACCCATTTTACAAGAATTGCTGGCTTTCTTTGTTACTTATTGCACATATCAGAACATTGCATTATTTGGAATTCTTACAATGTACAAACCAAGAACTCATCACATCATTCTTATAGAcatcatactttttttttttttttgattatcgtgggtgtccgggccagcttgcacgcacctcgactaatcccacgggccctgaagttaacgaccatgtaagcctccagtggccatcatatgagcagccacagggtttgaacctgagacttAAGAAGGAGCAAAcgccttagtcccaagctcttaccactagactACCACCTAGATGGTGGTAGTTGCTTACAGATTGGACCAAATGACCAATACTTGTGCCCACCTTTACGTACACAGCCAGGCATCAGATTTCAGAAAATGGAAAGGATTTAGTGTAGGATAATTACGTGTCGGATATGTCATGGAAAGTGGGTATCAGTGGTTTCGACTCGACAACATTTGAAAGAGATCCAAGGTATAGCTGGAATATGTTTAATGAAGGGAATTTTCAGGAGCAAGTTGTAAGTTTTTGATAGTGATGGATAAAGAGGGAAATAAGATAGTGCAAAGATGCCAACTGGGATAAAAGAGACTGCATATAGAGTAATTTTTGTCCAGCTTTCCTTGCTGTAAATCATCAGAATGATTGTTGCTCCAAACGCTACCATCATCATTGCCACAGAGAGAAACAGAAATGTGAAGCCTACCATCAACTTATTAGGAAGTGTATGCTTGAAATCTTTAAATCGAAACGGGGATGTTAGGATAGAGAGGAAAGTAACAACTGATGTCAAAGCGAACGTAAGGGAGAGTACATCTGTCACGGTGAAAACCACAAAGAATGGTTTGTTGACGAGAACAGGAACACCAGTGCTCTGATTCGGACCTCCTGGAACCGTGTAGGCCGCAGCAAAGGCAACGGTGGCAATGAGAACTGCTACCACAGAACATCCTTCTGCTGTTGTCTTTAGCCATTCTTTGGCTAAATTGCGAAGTTCAGAATTTGCAGTAATGAAATACCCTTCTGCTGTGAGCTTCATATTGTTCTGGTGATTCAGGAAATGGGATGGAGTGACTTCTTTGACGCGCTGCGTTCTCACATGGATAACAAAGAGAACATGTCTATCaagttttcttaaaagaaaagaattatagAATTagaccattaattttttttatttatttcttcttataAATCATacataaattactttttaagatGAATTATTATGTAAACTCACCCTGCCATATTCCTGTAATACGTCTACTCCAACCGCTTCAGGATTCAAGATTagtatgacaataaaaaaatattgtgcttCCCGTGAATTATGTGTATGATAGATATGCATAGCAGGAAGGTAAAAGTCTAAAAAGTGCACCTCAAACCAGAGTAATTCTTCCTGTAAGAGGAATGCAGGGCCTTCCATCTTCTCATCAGATATAAAATCCTTTCGTTTCCTTCCGACGGTGTGTAGAATGGAATTCCCATCACCATCAATCTTCCTTGTCAGCCTCTTCATAGGCACGTCCATTCCTTTCACAAGCTCGAAAATCTTCTTTTGGCGGTATTTGATTGCTACATGCAATACATTGCGCCCTTCGTCATCAATGTGTTCGACTGCCTGGGGATATAGCTTGAGTATTTCTTCAACAATCTCCACACAGCCTGCCTTTGTAGCCAAAATCAAAGGAGTTTCTCCAAGACTTTCCTCTTTGTCtagaattttattaaacaaatgtACTTCTTGCCGTTCTTGGCCGCCCTTTTCTCCGTACTTATGGATTTTAGGCTTGCTCTGGTCGATGCTAGAATACGTAAGCTCCCAGGAGGTATCTTTTCTGACTAAAAACTTGGCAAGCTCCACAGCTGATCTATGCAgttgtttttgcttttgaaCCTTTTCCCTCCATACTGAACTTCCATATGATTTTGCTTTCAAGGAAATAAGTTAGTCGCAAATGGTTAGTTGCATATAAATTCTGTGATGTAATGTAAGAATGAGTTTATTATGCAGAAACAAGGCAATTTACATCATGGTTGTTAAAAGGATTGACAGAAATATCTAAGaatgttacattttttttatatgagaagtGCCATAATCACATTGGTTTCATTGATTCAGTGAAAACTGGAAGGGTAGTGATCATACTTCCATACCTAAATTAATGAATCCTTCTTCAGGCTCTAGTTTAAAAGCTGATGGGTTGCATGATAAAAGCTGAAGACCAGTCATACCATCGGCATCTTTTTGGCCCATTAAATGCGTGTAGTCCAACGCAATTCGGTATGCCAAATCTGTGGCCCAACGTAATTTGtatgaaagaaaacatttcAGCATCAGAATACCAACTTCATATGTTGAAACAAAATTGACTTGCAGATGGGGGGaagaaatgaatttataattgaCAATGCTTTACCAAAATGCAGAGAAAGAATGGCCATGTGAAGGATAGTGGTTTTATCACTTCTCTGTACATAGAATTGCAAACCAGATTCATCATATCCAGAGACTTTAGCAGCTAGAAAGTTGAACATATCAGTTTTTCCATACCGGGCCGCACGAAAGAGAGCCGTCTCCCCATTGTGGTTGCGCATGCCTAACAATCCAGGGGCTCTCTTCAGAAGTTTATCTGCAATAGCAACAGTATGGTTGCTTGTGGCAGTCTCATGGAGGATTGTGTTTCCTACACCATTTTGGCGAGTCAACTTGTCGAGATTATGGCTAGGCAACTCATCTAGTAAATTTTCTACCAGAGATGCTTCTTTGGCATATGTAGCCATGTGAAGTACTGTATCGTCGTTTACTGTTATTACGTGCAATGCATGATCCTGAATTTTTTGGCAGAGTTCTGCAACTCTCTTCTTGTTTCCTTTCATGAGAGCATAGTACAAGTTTCCGTTTATTTTCTGTTTATGATCGATTTCAATGGTACCAGGAGACATCAAGGGTTCCATGTAGAAGGGAGGGGgtaattttttccttgaaaaaaaataaaattaaaatcgcTATGCCAATCCTCAATAATAACCTTCTCCTTTATATCAGAATTCTACTATCATTCAACAGGATCCTGTTAATCTTGACGAGTACACTTACAAAGTATAATATTCTAGCTACCTCTCCTATTCTAAAGCTGTATCCAGAGCTTTTGACTTCATGACTGCATTTGGATTATCAATCATCTTTACTTGTGGTAGAGTTAGAATCTTGAACTTTTCCTTGATTTATTATTGCACAGTTATGATCACTAACTAGCTATATAGTTTTGCTTCATGTGCTAATTGGcactttattgaaaataaacctTGCTTTATATATGCCTTTAGCTGGTGCTTCTCCATGTTTAGTGGAAGGAGGAATAACCTTTGTGTTGATTCATGGAATTAAATTCCTACTTTGTGTCATAAACATTCCCATGTTATGCACGCCAGGCTTACAACTCATAGTTAATTGGGAATAATCTTAGCTTTGCCTATAGTAGTATATTAGCATCTAATCCGAGGGACGAAGTCGAACTTTCTTCCCTCAGTGAAATGCTATCCCCAAGGCCCACATCCTGCAGTTTGATTGAATTGAGTGTAGATTTAAAGGAAACGTTTTGGAGAATTCGTTTTCTTAACGTTAGATGAATATTTCATAGTatgaatatttttgtaaatcttGTCAAGTTAATTTAgagaattaaagataaaaaaaaatattattttttaaaatgaaacatccttttaatataagttatatccctctatatataaaatgattatttcttttaataacttCTCTAAATATTTAGATTAGGCCATTTTTAATGGGTGGACCAAATCTAACCCAATAATCAACATTAAGTATAATCTAATTAAACACATGTAGTCATGACACAAATTCAGTAGCAAGAGAGCCAAATGGTGCAGCAGATTGGCAACAGGTATAGCTGACTAAACATGATGATCAGGCATAAGTTGCTCACTggaaatcaaaattttaggCATAAGTCATCCTGTTTTAGTttgcaaaaatagaaagaagaaccAGATGCAGCACCAGGGCAGGATCAATTCAACTTAAAGGAGCGGCATTGATCAACAATATCACTCTGTTGGTTATTTAAATAttggtgttgatttttttatataataatcgattgatttattaatgaaataaccATTCAGATAATAACAGAGAGAAACACAATGAattttaagaaaactaaaaaaaaaaaaaaagattggaaacaAATCCAATTACAATATATTAGTAATAAATCTAAGCTTCATTCTTTGCAAGCGTGTTGCTTCCATCTACGTTTACCTGGATCACCAACAAGGATAGTCTTCACTCATCataaattagtttaaatatGATTATTGAAATCCTTACAATTATCAACAACTCAATAACGTGCTGCACAATGTTAACAATAATACATATTATCATCCATGTATGGTATTTCATGGAATGCGGGACTCTGAGGTTTGGACTTGACAACATTTTAAACATTTGGACATCATCATACAAGGTTTGGATAGAACAAGTTTAGTTAGAGGAAAGTTTTCGAGCAAATATTTGTAAGTTTTCGATAGTGAGGAATATAGAGGAAAATAAGATAGCGCGAAGATGCAAACTGGGATAAAAGAGACTGTGTATAGAGTAACTTTAGCCCAATTTTCCTTATTGTATATCGTCAGAAAGATTGTTGATCCAAATGCTACCATCATCATAGCCACGGAAAGGAACAGAAATGTGAAGCCTGCCATCAACTTATTGGGAAGGGTATGCTTGAAATCTTTAAATCGAAATGGCGATGAGAGGATGGAGAGAAATGTCACAACTGATGTCAAAGCAAAGGTAAGAGATAGTACGTCCGAGACAGTGAAAACCACAAAGAACGGTTTATTAACGAGGACAGGAACACCGGTGCTCTGATTTGGACCTCCTGGAACTGTGTAGGCTGCTGCAAAGGCGACTGTAGCAATCAGAACAGCCACAACCGAAGATCCTTCTGCGGTGCTCTTCATCCATTCTTTCGCTGAGCTGCGAAGTTCAGAGTTTGCAGTAATAAACAAACACTCTGCAGAGAGGTTCTGACTGTTATGGTGGCTTATGAAATGAGGTGGAGTGACCTTTTCGACTCGCTGTATTCTCGCACGCAATAAAAAACAGACATGTCAATCACTGAATTTTTCCAAAGAAAATAAGCATTAGaccattaatattttctttcttcttttctacaGTATGTGGAAATGCAATGCAAATTCGTCAAGTTTGTTTCATTTGCTTAAAGATTCAAGAGTAGTGcagcattataaaaaatatgtctGTGTGTGAATCATATGTTGATGCTAAAAGTCTAAAAATGCACCTCAAACCATAGCAACTCTTCTTGTAATAGGAATGCAGGGCCTTCCATCTTCTCAGATACAAAATCCTTTCTCTTTATACCAACAGTGTGCAGAATAGAATTCCCCTCGTTATCAATCTTTCTTACCAGTCTCTTCATGGGCACTTCCATTTTCGTCACAAGCTCGAAAATCTTTAACTCTCTGTATTTGATTGCCACATGCAACACATTGCGACCTTCGTCGTCAACATGTTCAACTGCTTGAGGGTAAAGCCTGAGTATTTCTTCCACTATCTCCACAATGCCTGACTTGGTAGCCAAAATCAAAGGAGTTTCACCAACATCATCCATTCTCTCAGGAATTCTAGCAGCCAAAGACATCCCTTCTTGCCCACCTATCTCTCCATATCTGTGTATTTTAGGCTTGCTCTGGTCAATGCTAGAATAAGTAACTTCCCATGAGGTATCATTTCTAGATAAAAGCTTGGCAAGCTCTACAGCTGATTTATATTTATCCTTTTGATTTTGAACCTTCTCCTGCCAAGCTGTGCTGCAACAGGATTTAGCTATCCAAGGAATAAAGCAAGTCAGCAACATACATACCTAACTTTAGGCTCCTGaacacaatataaataaaaattatctaaaaggATGAATTATTTTGCAGAGAGATGGAAAATACGTGACTGTAAGAAGATTAAGCTATGTACAACTGTACGATAATCTTATTATTTCAAGTGCGAAAAATTcagagaaaaagaaggaaatttgCAGCACATTATTCCTATATGAAGATAAAGGAAGGATTGTTCAAGTGTCATAATCTTGACAAGAAAGAAGTGCACTATAGTATTAGCTGTTCTGAATGTGATTAGCAAAATGGAAGTGAGCTTGTATACATACCTAACTTAATGAATCCATCTTCAGGGTCTTGTTTAAAGGCTGACGGGTTGCATGAAAGAAGTTGAAGACTCGTCATCCCATCACCGTCTTTTTCGCTGATTAAATGTCTGTAGTCCAATGCAATTTGGTATgccaaatctgtttttttcattaaaattgtaCCAGAGAGAAGTTTTTGTTTTAGGGCagcaaaataaaaacttcagcATGCCTCAgaattgagattttatttaattccacCAAACATAACATACAGAAGTGCCCAAGAAATGAACTTGTGATTTATAATGCTTACCGAAGTGTTCAGAAAGAATTGCAATGTGGAGGATAGTGGTTTTATCACTTCTCTGAACATAAAATTGCAGACCTGCTTCATCGTATCCAGAGACTTTAGCAGCTGGAAAGTTGAACATATCAGTTTTTCCGTACCGAGCTGCACGAAACAGAGCCGTCTCCCCATTGTGGTTGCGCATACCTAACAGTCCGGGGGCTCTCTTTAGCAGTTTATCTGCAACAGCAATCGCATGGTTGCTAGTGGCAGTCTCATGGAGAATTGTGTTTCCCACTCGATTTTGTCGGGTCAACTTGTCGACATGATGATCAGGCAACTCATCTAGTAATTTTTCCACCAAGGCTGCTTCTTTAGCATACGTAGCCATGTGGAGAACAGTATCATCATTCACTGTTATTACGTGCAATGCATGATCTGGAATTCTTTGGCAGAAATCTACAACATCCTTCTTGTTGCATGTCACTAGAGCCTTATACAGACGTCCATTGATTTTCTGTTTGGTATCAAGAACATCAGCATTGCAGGAACCCATCAGTGGCTGAAACATTCTGAATAGGGAGGtggcttctctctttttttggccTTATTATCCtttgattcttttgattttgaagaCAAAGTAATATTGTTGTTCTAGCCCTCAATAATGAATTGCTCTGCCCATTTTATGTCAAAATCCCGCTTTTTCTACGCCTAATCTTGTCCATATCGGCCAATACACAAAGTACCTAGCTTTTTATTACAATAAATGTAAATGCTGGGTCATACTTTTCAAAGAGTAATTGTCTTTGTGAAACATCACTTTGATGATAGAAATCTGCTTTATCCCTTAATCGAatacttctcttttcttttctttttatatggaaGTCTTTGATAGAATTTTAGCACTATCTTTGTCCatcctttttttcattagtGCAATCCCATCCAAAAGCAGCACGTTTTGCACGTCATGCTTTACAGCTAATTAGGAATAATATTTGCTTACATAGTAcaaattctttctttaatttcattacTGCAATGGCGCGTTCCACGCTTAGCTTTACATCTTGATTTAACTATATTCTATACTATATGCAACCCTTTTGTTCTTCAGAATAGGGCCAGCACGTATCAGGCTGCCAATGTAATTCCAGACGCATAGCACATAGCTGTGGTACCGCGGAGATATATGCATGCTCAAACGCAGAAAAATTCAACACCATTAGTAGTAACTGTTGAGCAGAAGTAAAAAGATTATTGACTTGATAATACGTGTACGGTTTGAATTTCATTCCACCTTTGATGGATTCTTTGCTCTTTTAAACAAATTCACACAGCATGCAACTTTATGCTCTGTGATGGATAACGCAGCCAAACTCAATCAGAATAAGAATTAAAGAATGAAGAAGATAGAGTTTCAGAAAAATGGTCCGCAACAAGAATCCTAACTATTCCTCATATCACTCAATAATTACAACATATCCACTTTTGACTATCCAAAACCCCTTACCTCTCCGCACACATATACTTCCCCCTTAGGCAATACTGATAATTAGGAATAATCTTTGCTTACACTGTACAAATTAGGAATAAGGGGTGTCTACAACATATCTTCTAAAGATAAAACTCAAAAACTAAAGCACTTACACAGCATGGTATAAATGGAAATCGAAACATGTACCAGTCAATAATAAGTTGCAAATtattgcactttttttttttattaatcatataTAGTTGTATAGTTGGCAATCCATAATGATTGGGCTAGTTATCATCTATAGTGTCAGCCAACAACGCTCACAGTGCTGGTCTTCAGGAATACTGATGCTGTATAGTTAGGACTCTATGCTGATCTTCAGGAATACTGATTCTGTTAGGACTCTagtgtttgaatttgaattaatcTTTTGTTATCATGTTGTTAGGAAAGCTTATCCTGTGTTCTTGTTCATTCTTCAtggctgtgtgtgtgtgtatcctcATTGAGTTAATAAGAAGACAACTTTACAAGGCATTCTATCGtttatatggtatcagagcatctttaatttttttttttcccatcatcTTTCTCATCATGACTAATCCCAACAACACCAGCCACTTTCACACCAGCCTGCCCAACCTAGTGACCATCAATGTCACGGCACAGGCTCCTCTCAAGCTCACCAGCTCAATTATTGGTCCTGGAAGCTGCAattctaaaatctttttatagGTTATGATCTCCAAGGGTTCGTTGATGGAACCAAACCTTGTCCACCATAATATCTCATCACTGACaactcaaacactcttaatccTGAATACCATGCATGGATACGTCAAGATCAACTAATATTAAATGCTCTCATTGGAGTTATTCACCACTCTATCATTTCATTTATTGCTGGTACGTGCTACTACATCTCAGCAAGCTTGGACAATTTTAGCATCAACATATGCCACCCCCTCCAGAGGCCGCATCAAGCAAGTCAAGGCTAGCTTCAAAGCCCTCACAAAGGGCTCTCTTTCCATCTCTGATTTCATTCATTCTGTTAAAGCACGGGCTGATGAATTAGCAATGTTAGGTGCCCTCATTGATGGTGAGGATGTCACATATAAAATTTTGGAAGAATTGGGCGATGAATACAAAGAACTTGTGCGTGTTGTACAAGCCAGAGACACGTCCATTGCCTTTGATGAACTTCATGAAAAACTACTCATGTTTGAAGCCTCTCTAAATACTTCACACAAAGCCTCCTTATAGTTCTCTCCTACGGCCAATGCAGCAGTTAATCATTATGGCTATCGATCTAAGACCTTTTTTGGTCGAATAAATTGGTATTTTTGATTAGGTCACCCATCGTTACCTATTCTCAATGTTATCCTTTCCAAAAATAAGCTAAACACTTGTTCAATAACAAAACAGTTTTCCTGCAATGCATGTCAATGTAATAAAAGTCACAAACTTC from the Populus nigra chromosome 9, ddPopNigr1.1, whole genome shotgun sequence genome contains:
- the LOC133703355 gene encoding protein ACCELERATED CELL DEATH 6-like isoform X1, with the translated sequence MEPLMSPGTIEIDHKQKINGNLYYALMKGNKKRVAELCQKIQDHALHVITVNDDTVLHMATYAKEASLVENLLDELPSHNLDKLTRQNGVGNTILHETATSNHTVAIADKLLKRAPGLLGMRNHNGETALFRAARYGKTDMFNFLAAKVSGYDESGLQFYVQRSDKTTILHMAILSLHFDLAYRIALDYTHLMGQKDADGMTGLQLLSCNPSAFKLEPEEGFINLAKSYGSSVWREKVQKQKQLHRSAVELAKFLVRKDTSWELTYSSIDQSKPKIHKYGEKGGQERQEVHLFNKILDKEESLGETPLILATKAGCVEIVEEILKLYPQAVEHIDDEGRNVLHVAIKYRQKKIFELVKGMDVPMKRLTRKIDGDGNSILHTVGRKRKDFISDEKMEGPAFLLQEELLWFEVHFLDFYLPAMHIYHTHNSREAQYFFIVILILNPEAVGVDVLQEYGRRVKEVTPSHFLNHQNNMKLTAEGYFITANSELRNLAKEWLKTTAEGCSVVAVLIATVAFAAAYTVPGGPNQSTGVPVLVNKPFFVVFTVTDVLSLTFALTSVVTFLSILTSPFRFKDFKHTLPNKLMVGFTFLFLSVAMMMVAFGATIILMIYSKESWTKITLYAVSFIPVGIFALSYFPLYPSLSKTYNLLLKIPFIKHIPAIPWISFKCCRVETTDTHFP
- the LOC133703355 gene encoding ankyrin repeat-containing protein At5g02620-like isoform X2; the protein is MEPLMSPGTIEIDHKQKINGNLYYALMKGNKKRVAELCQKIQDHALHVITVNDDTVLHMATYAKEASLVENLLDELPSHNLDKLTRQNGVGNTILHETATSNHTVAIADKLLKRAPGLLGMRNHNGETALFRAARYGKTDMFNFLAAKVSGYDESGLQFYVQRSDKTTILHMAILSLHFDLAYRIALDYTHLMGQKDADGMTGLQLLSCNPSAFKLEPEEGFINLAKSYGSSVWREKVQKQKQLHRSAVELAKFLVRKDTSWELTYSSIDQSKPKIHKYGEKGGQERQEVHLFNKILDKEESLGETPLILATKAGCVEIVEEILKLYPQAVEHIDDEGRNVLHVAIKYRQKKIFELVKGMDVPMKRLTRKIDGDGNSILHTVGRKRKDFISDEKMEGPAFLLQEELLWFERVKEVTPSHFLNHQNNMKLTAEGYFITANSELRNLAKEWLKTTAEGCSVVAVLIATVAFAAAYTVPGGPNQSTGVPVLVNKPFFVVFTVTDVLSLTFALTSVVTFLSILTSPFRFKDFKHTLPNKLMVGFTFLFLSVAMMMVAFGATIILMIYSKESWTKITLYAVSFIPVGIFALSYFPLYPSLSKTYNLLLKIPFIKHIPAIPWISFKCCRVETTDTHFP
- the LOC133703193 gene encoding ankyrin repeat-containing protein At5g02620-like, with translation MFQPLMGSCNADVLDTKQKINGRLYKALVTCNKKDVVDFCQRIPDHALHVITVNDDTVLHMATYAKEAALVEKLLDELPDHHVDKLTRQNRVGNTILHETATSNHAIAVADKLLKRAPGLLGMRNHNGETALFRAARYGKTDMFNFPAAKVSGYDEAGLQFYVQRSDKTTILHIAILSEHFDLAYQIALDYRHLISEKDGDGMTSLQLLSCNPSAFKQDPEDGFIKLAKSCCSTAWQEKVQNQKDKYKSAVELAKLLSRNDTSWEVTYSSIDQSKPKIHRYGEIGGQEGMSLAARIPERMDDVGETPLILATKSGIVEIVEEILRLYPQAVEHVDDEGRNVLHVAIKYRELKIFELVTKMEVPMKRLVRKIDNEGNSILHTVGIKRKDFVSEKMEGPAFLLQEELLWFERVEKVTPPHFISHHNSQNLSAECLFITANSELRSSAKEWMKSTAEGSSVVAVLIATVAFAAAYTVPGGPNQSTGVPVLVNKPFFVVFTVSDVLSLTFALTSVVTFLSILSSPFRFKDFKHTLPNKLMAGFTFLFLSVAMMMVAFGSTIFLTIYNKENWAKVTLYTVSFIPVCIFALSYFPLYSSLSKTYKYLLENFPLTKLVLSKPCMMMSKCLKCCQVQTSESRIP